Proteins encoded by one window of Streptomyces sp. NBC_01571:
- the pdxT gene encoding pyridoxal 5'-phosphate synthase glutaminase subunit PdxT, with amino-acid sequence MSTPVIGVLALQGDVREHLIALAAADAVARAVRRPEELAEVDGLVIPGGESTTISKLAHLFGMMEPLRARVREGMPVYGTCAGMIMLADKILDPRSGQETIGGIDMIVRRNAFGRQNESFEAAVDVEGVGGDPVEGVFIRAPWVESVGAEAEVLAMHEGHIVAVRQGNALATSFHPELTGDHRVHGLFVDMVRANRTPGSL; translated from the coding sequence ATGAGCACCCCCGTCATAGGCGTCCTGGCCCTCCAGGGTGACGTACGGGAGCACCTCATCGCCCTGGCCGCGGCCGACGCCGTGGCCAGGGCGGTACGGCGCCCCGAGGAACTCGCCGAGGTGGATGGCCTGGTCATCCCCGGTGGCGAGTCCACCACCATCTCCAAGCTGGCCCACCTCTTCGGCATGATGGAGCCTCTCCGCGCGCGCGTGCGCGAAGGCATGCCCGTGTACGGCACCTGCGCCGGCATGATCATGCTCGCCGACAAGATCCTCGACCCGCGCTCGGGGCAGGAGACGATCGGCGGCATCGACATGATCGTGCGCCGCAACGCCTTCGGACGCCAGAACGAGTCCTTCGAAGCGGCGGTCGACGTCGAGGGCGTCGGGGGCGATCCTGTGGAGGGCGTCTTCATTCGTGCCCCCTGGGTCGAGTCCGTGGGTGCGGAGGCGGAAGTGCTGGCCATGCACGAGGGCCACATCGTCGCCGTGCGCCAGGGCAACGCGCTCGCCACGTCGTTCCACCCCGAACTGACCGGAGACCACCGCGTGCACGGCCTGTTCGTCGACATGGTGCGCGCGAACCGGACACCCGGCTCCTTGTAG
- the ruvA gene encoding Holliday junction branch migration protein RuvA → MIAFVSGPVAALAPDSAVVEVGGIGIAVQCTPGTLATLRMGQPARLATSLVVREDSLTLYGFADDDERGTFVLLQTASGVGPRLAQAMLAVHTPDALRRAVATGDEKALTAVPGIGKRGAQKLLLELKDRLGEPLGTSTGIGAPVSTGWREQLHAALIGLGYATREADEAVSAVAPQAEAEEGTPQVGRLLKAALQTLNRAR, encoded by the coding sequence ATGATCGCCTTCGTCAGCGGCCCGGTCGCCGCTCTCGCCCCCGACTCAGCGGTGGTGGAGGTCGGCGGCATCGGCATCGCCGTCCAGTGCACGCCCGGCACCCTCGCCACGCTCCGCATGGGCCAGCCGGCCAGGCTCGCCACCTCCCTGGTCGTCCGCGAGGACTCCCTCACCCTGTACGGCTTCGCGGACGACGACGAGCGCGGGACCTTCGTGCTGCTGCAGACCGCGAGCGGTGTCGGCCCGCGCCTCGCCCAGGCCATGCTCGCCGTGCACACCCCCGACGCCCTGCGCCGGGCGGTCGCCACGGGTGACGAGAAGGCACTCACCGCCGTACCCGGCATCGGCAAGCGGGGAGCCCAGAAACTCCTGCTGGAGCTCAAGGACCGGCTCGGCGAGCCGCTCGGCACGAGCACCGGGATCGGCGCCCCGGTCAGTACCGGCTGGCGCGAGCAGCTGCACGCCGCGCTGATCGGCCTCGGATACGCCACGCGCGAGGCCGACGAGGCGGTCTCCGCGGTCGCCCCGCAGGCCGAGGCCGAGGAGGGCACACCCCAGGTGGGCCGGCTCCTGAAGGCCGCCCTGCAGACCCTCAACCGCGCCCGCTGA
- the pdxS gene encoding pyridoxal 5'-phosphate synthase lyase subunit PdxS, producing MSSTLPTPARPEDNAATGTARVKRGMAEQLKGGVIMDVVTPDQAKIAEDAGAVAVMALERVPADIRKDGGVARMSDPDMIEGIIDAVSIPVMAKSRIGHFVEAQVLQSLGVDYIDESEVLTPADEVNHSDKWAFTTPFVCGATNLGEALRRIAEGAAMIRSKGEAGTGNVVEAVRHLRQIKNEIARLRGYDNNELYAAAKELRAPYEIVKEVAELGKLPVVLFSAGGVATPADAALMRQLGAEGVFVGSGIFKSGDPAKRAAAIVKATTFYDDPKIIADASRNLGEAMVGINCDTLPEAERYANRGW from the coding sequence GTGTCCAGCACGCTCCCCACCCCCGCCCGCCCCGAAGACAACGCGGCGACCGGCACCGCCCGAGTGAAGCGCGGCATGGCCGAGCAGCTCAAGGGCGGCGTGATCATGGACGTCGTCACCCCGGACCAGGCGAAGATCGCCGAGGACGCGGGCGCCGTCGCCGTCATGGCCCTGGAGCGGGTCCCGGCCGACATCCGCAAGGACGGCGGCGTGGCCCGGATGTCCGACCCGGACATGATCGAGGGCATCATCGACGCCGTCTCGATCCCGGTGATGGCCAAGTCCCGCATCGGCCACTTCGTCGAGGCCCAGGTCCTGCAGTCCCTCGGCGTCGACTACATCGACGAGTCCGAGGTCCTCACCCCGGCCGACGAGGTCAACCACTCCGACAAGTGGGCGTTCACCACCCCCTTCGTCTGCGGTGCCACCAACCTGGGCGAGGCCCTGCGCCGCATCGCCGAGGGCGCCGCCATGATCCGCTCCAAGGGCGAGGCCGGCACCGGCAACGTCGTCGAGGCCGTCCGCCACCTGCGCCAGATCAAGAACGAGATCGCCAGGCTGCGCGGCTACGACAACAACGAGCTGTACGCCGCGGCCAAGGAACTGCGCGCCCCCTACGAGATCGTCAAGGAGGTCGCCGAGCTCGGCAAGCTCCCGGTGGTGCTGTTCTCCGCGGGCGGCGTCGCCACTCCGGCCGACGCGGCGCTGATGCGTCAGCTCGGCGCCGAGGGCGTCTTCGTCGGCTCCGGCATCTTCAAGTCCGGCGACCCGGCCAAGCGCGCCGCCGCCATCGTGAAGGCCACCACCTTCTACGACGACCCGAAGATCATCGCGGACGCGTCCCGCAACCTGGGCGAGGCCATGGTCGGCATCAACTGCGACACCCTCCCCGAGGCCGAGCGCTACGCCAACCGCGGCTGGTAG
- a CDS encoding YebC/PmpR family DNA-binding transcriptional regulator, with protein MSGHSKWATTKHKKAVIDAKRGKLFAKMIKNIEVAARTGGADVSGNPTLFDAIQKAKKSSVPNKNIDSAVKRGAGLEAGGADYETIMYEGYGPNGVAVLIECLTDNRNRAASDVRVAMTRNGGNMADPGSVSYLFNRKGVVIVPKGGLSEDDVLGAVLDAGAEEVNDLGESFEVISEATDLVAVRTALQDAGIDYDSADANFVPTMQVELDEEGARKIFKLIDALEDSDDVQNVFANFDVSDEVMEKVDA; from the coding sequence ATGTCCGGCCACTCTAAATGGGCTACGACGAAGCACAAGAAGGCCGTGATCGACGCCAAGCGCGGCAAGCTCTTCGCGAAGATGATCAAGAACATCGAGGTGGCGGCCCGCACGGGCGGCGCCGACGTGTCCGGCAACCCGACGCTCTTCGACGCCATCCAGAAGGCCAAGAAGAGCTCGGTCCCGAACAAGAACATCGACTCGGCGGTCAAGCGCGGCGCCGGCCTCGAAGCCGGTGGCGCCGACTACGAGACGATCATGTACGAGGGTTACGGCCCGAACGGTGTCGCGGTGCTCATCGAGTGCCTCACCGACAACCGTAACCGCGCCGCCTCGGACGTCCGCGTCGCCATGACCCGTAACGGCGGCAACATGGCCGACCCGGGTTCGGTCTCGTACCTCTTCAACCGCAAGGGCGTCGTCATCGTCCCCAAGGGCGGCCTGTCCGAGGACGACGTCCTGGGTGCCGTGCTCGACGCGGGCGCCGAGGAGGTCAACGACCTCGGTGAGTCCTTCGAGGTCATCTCCGAGGCGACCGACCTGGTCGCCGTGCGCACCGCCCTCCAGGACGCCGGGATCGACTACGACTCCGCGGACGCCAACTTCGTCCCGACCATGCAGGTCGAGCTGGACGAGGAGGGCGCCCGGAAGATCTTCAAGCTGATCGACGCGCTCGAGGACAGCGACGACGTGCAGAACGTCTTCGCCAACTTCGACGTCAGCGACGAGGTCATGGAGAAGGTCGACGCCTGA
- the ruvC gene encoding crossover junction endodeoxyribonuclease RuvC, with product MRVLGVDPGLTRCGVGVVEGVAGRPLTMRGVGVVRTPADAELGLRLVAVEQGIERWLDEYAPECVAVERVFSQHNVRTVMGTAQASAVAMLCAARRGIPVALHTPSEVKAAVTGSGRADKAQVGAMVTRLLRLDAPPKPADAADALALAICHIWRAPAQNRLQQAVAQNRLQQAAALHAAQAASQAAPHHASKGRTA from the coding sequence GTGCGGGTACTGGGTGTCGACCCCGGGCTGACCCGATGCGGCGTCGGCGTGGTCGAAGGAGTCGCGGGCCGGCCCCTGACGATGCGCGGGGTCGGTGTCGTACGCACCCCGGCCGACGCCGAGTTGGGCCTGCGCCTCGTCGCCGTCGAGCAGGGCATCGAGCGGTGGCTCGACGAGTACGCGCCCGAATGCGTCGCGGTGGAGCGGGTGTTCAGCCAGCACAACGTCCGTACGGTGATGGGCACCGCCCAGGCCAGCGCCGTCGCCATGCTCTGTGCCGCCCGGCGCGGCATCCCCGTCGCCCTGCACACCCCGAGCGAGGTCAAGGCCGCCGTCACCGGCAGCGGACGCGCGGACAAGGCCCAGGTCGGCGCGATGGTCACCCGGCTGCTCCGGCTGGACGCGCCGCCCAAGCCCGCCGACGCCGCCGACGCCCTCGCGCTGGCGATCTGTCACATCTGGCGCGCGCCCGCCCAGAACCGACTCCAGCAGGCCGTCGCGCAGAACCGACTCCAGCAGGCGGCCGCCCTGCACGCGGCGCAAGCGGCGTCGCAGGCCGCACCGCACCACGCATCGAAAGGCCGTACCGCATGA